DNA sequence from the Epinephelus fuscoguttatus linkage group LG2, E.fuscoguttatus.final_Chr_v1 genome:
TTGTGAATATGTGGACAAAATAAAATGGATGCAAATGCCTACAAAAGCATTTAAGAGGCGCCAGGTTTAGCCATGAATGCACTGGTATGATTGCAGCTTTTTGATTTTATTATGCCTTCCTGCTGCATTTTGGGCCTGTTCCAGGCAGAAGAAAACTTCCATttaaagagcaagagagaagaACAGTAGTCTACATGAGGAGACAAAGTCAAAATCCTTACGGTGGAATTTTCTGTAGATATTTAAAACAAGTGAATTAAGGGGGTCTGAATGAAGCACTCGTATTAGTTTTAGCAACTTTCTCCTTTGTTATTGTCAGATCAGAGCCATTAATGCTGAATCTgggcaaataaaataaataatatagtGATTCTcgattgaaaaatattttctggCATGTAGCACTGCGTATTCAAAAAGCATCTGACCCTCTGCTGACCTCATGCTTAATGCACTTTAATCAGTCATGCAGAAatagagaggagggagaagatTAACTTTAAGGCTTCAACATTCACATACTTCAGATATTTTAGAATAAATTATGAGAGACAGGCTTTTATTCTtgctgtttttacttgtttaatTCTGacaaagaatatttttaactcTAATTATCATATTCTATGTTACTACCTATATCTCTTACATTGTGTATCTTTATTTTCTATAGGCACTATGTGAGTGCTTTGATTctctacaaaaataaatattaaggGCTTATTCCCCTTCCCTTCAGGTATGACTCCTTCACTGGAGTGCCAGTATGCCAACAGAACCTGTCACTGGAGAAGGCCAGCATCCTCTTCAACATGGCCGCCCTCTACTCTCAGATCGGTACCCGTAGTGACCGACAGACTATAGCCGGCCTGGAGGAGGCCATCTCCTCCTTCCAGAAAGCTGCAGGTAGGAAGACATTGGAGTCATAAACTGGTTTTAACAGATAGTTCTTCTCCCACCAGCCTAGAAATTATCTTATAGTGTCATTACcaacattgttgtttttatttcttgaaAAGAGGCATATCTGTGATCCCATGCAATTCCTGGTTGAAGTAATTCAAAGGAGAAATAGTAGGAGAAACTAAGTCTCTGAAATGCTTTCACTGGCAGAAATTCTTCAGTGAGCACCTATGATAAATTATAagaacacaaagagaaagaaaaagaaagtcagGAGAGTGAATAATAAACAGTTATGTCAGCAccttttttaatagttttgttTATTCAAACATGATATGTAAATCAGGCCATCACTATGGCATGAAAATAGCCATTCAACTGAAAACGTTTTCCTCTTGCACACATTTCCTAATGAGCTTAACATTGAAAAGGCCCACGCTGTTCACAATCAAAAGCACACTGGCATGACAACAGCCTTATTTTCAGAATATGTGCCAGCCTCCACCCTCTGACTCCTGCTCTATGATGGAGAATGAATGCTGTTGATATTTCTCTGGCTTCTTGTCATGTGGGCTGAGCTCCAGAGAGAAGCACCCATCATATGAACTGGTTTTCCAACCCTCTGAGGTTTCAGGAAGCTCAGACGAGTCTTGATAGAATTATGACTTGGCAGTATGAGGAGTATCGCAGTATAATTACAGCTGTGAGAAGGCCATGGCTTCAGTTATGTTGCTTTGATGGCTATAATTTTGGCATGTACTAAGTAAAAACAATTATGTTGTTATGAAGAACATTGTCACTAGTGTACAGAGCCAGTAATAAACTGAGCTGGGAGGTGATGAGGGGATGCTGTCTGTAGAAGGGCTGCTGCAGTGCCCTTTAGCCAGGGACACAGGGGGAGGTTTAGCAAATGGGAGGAGCCAGCCAACAATGGCAGAACTTTAGAGTAAGACTCGCGGGGCAGTGCTCTGTTATTAAGTTGTCTACATATCTCTGCTGCTAGGTTATTAATCTGTAAAATAAGAGGGAGGCACTCTCAGTTGGAATGCAGATGCTCTTAGTGCTTCCATCGAACATGAAAAACTAATTTAAGAAGGTTTGTGTCTTGGCTCAACTTTAAAGAAGCGCACAGACATTGATCTCACTGCTAGTGCTAGATACTGTAGTAACAGCAGCAGGCCCAAGGAAAGGAACaaactggatcacttaattctCTGTGTGGAACCCTTTAAAACATCTGTATAAGAGTGTCAGTAATTAGGGTTAATGTACCAACATGCTGAAGTCATTTCGTGGACCAGCAAACTGTATGCCTCTCCCAAATGGATTATTTGAGTTTTGACCATGAATATTCCCTGGTGCCCAAACCCTTAAGTATACTATCAGACTGCTACTAGAAGTACTAACTATTAGTATCTCAGTAACTTGTTGAATGCTGGGGCGCTATATTTCATGAGTCTGGGCTAGACAGAATGTAATTTCCCTTATAACCTCTCTTTTCACTATTTAGTCTACATCCACATGAGACCAGAACCCAAACTAGAAGAAATCACAaacaaaatactaaaacaaatCCTTAGTCTGCAGAGTCCCATTAATCAAATTAGTTTTGTCTTTATAGAGCTTCACGTCCTCTCAAACGAACTTAAGTATTATTGTTTCCATGGAATAGTTTGCAGGATGTCAGCAGGTCCTTAAAACATCCTAAATTCAAATAAATAGTAGGCCTTTAACATCATTTAATTGTCTTAgagttgaatttgtgaggttttgattgccacaaacattttatctaatttaattAATCCTTTTTAATTAATCCATTTGTGATGTTATGAATCTTTGACCTAATCACTGAACCTAAGACtttttacttcatacttgcacttacTTGTTGCCCAAATGTAGATTAACCAAACTCATTCTAATAGCCACATTtctacataaaacctacctctgcactGGGCCGCATAGATACTTCACACCTTAATACTTACCTGCAGttcttgaagaagaaaaatgtgACTTGTATCCAACTattagtcttaaatttggttgaCAATAatcttgaaaaggtcttaaaaagcattgaatttaagtgtctgacgcACCCTGGTTTGATTTTGAGCTGTGTTGACCTGTCATTCTCCCTCCAGGTGTCCTGAACCACCTAAAGGAGACATTCACCCACACTCCCAGCTACGACATGAGCCCAGCCATGCTCAGTATGCTGATTCGCATGATGCTTGCTCAGGCTCAGGAGTGCCTCTTTGAGAAGACTGCACTGCCTGGGATCCGAAACCAGTTCAATTCCCTGATGAAAATGGCCCAGGAGGCTGCAAAGGTAAATAGCAGCAAACGCACAGTCCTCACATCATTCATATTTACAGTAGCCTATGTCTCCTTCAGCTGTGGACTCAGTAAGATATACTGTAGATAAAGTGAATGTAAAGTCATAATGTCAGCACAGTCAGATTCCCTTACTTCCATTAGTGCTTTCAAAGTCCTCTCAGTAACTCTATCCTCCTTTTCCTGCCAGGTGTCAGAAATCTACGACCAAGTCCATCAGTCCATGATCCAGACGCCAATCAAAGACAATGTCCCGTTCTTCTGGTCCACCATGTCGCAAGTCAAAACCAACCACTATCGCTCCATGGCACACTACTTTGTAGCCTCAGCGCTCCTGGACCACCAGTGTAAGAAAAATTCAGAGATGTGATTCAGAGATGTGATTTCTTCACATAGATTTCATGTGTAAAAGATGATGTAGCAAGGTTGAGCTGAGAATTCAGAGAGAATCagggaaaatttaaaaaaaaccaaaacgaTAATGTCAACATGCATCTATTTTATGCTAGCAGTTCTAGATTCAAGCTGCATAACATAAGCATGCACGCTATTTTTTTCTGCCCATGAGAAGCGTGGCTGTCAGAGCAGGAGTATTTTTGCACTGCATAGTTATTTGCATATAGTGTGCCATGCACCAGGTACAGTAGTCCCCTGGATGCCAAATAGAGACAGGTGTGCTGTCCTCAGACACTCTGTAACACACATTGGTTTAATAATCTTCTAACTGTAGTGGCACAGTCAACACAAATATTGTCCCTTGTGTCTTTTAACAACAATACAGGAGTGGAGTTTATGTCAGCAAAGGTTTATTCACTGTAGTCATTAACAACCTCCACCCCCACTCAGTCTGCACATTTAATGTACCACTTTGGATCCACTTGTTCTGTAGTATTAGCCTGGCTGTTAAGGTGTAAAACAATTCCTGGATTGGTGTTATAGGATTTTAACTGCCTGATTTTGAGCACCCTAGAAAAACTGATCCTTCTCTTAAAGTGCTGTCAGGGCCACTGGGTTGGTCAGATGGCTGGACGGAGCCACAGCCAGCCACAATGCTGTTACATAACAGCTATTtaggggaacacacacacacacacacacacacacacacacacacacacacacacacacacacacacacacgcatacagaCAACCCATGGTAAAGAGAGGCTAAGTTTCCAGGAAGTCGGTGGCAGGATGGACAGTGAGAGTGAGAATGAAGGAAAAAGAGAGATGGTTGGGGCGAGTGAATTCGAGTGGGTGTACTGTAGACTGCTGGAGGCTTACAGTTATGTAGCCTCTTAACGCTGACTACATAATCAAGTGGCAGAGAGAGCAAGTGAGAGAGCCAGCGACTGagcaaaaagaggaagagaaggatgTTTGTGAGTGAACCAAAACCTCCAGTAGTGCTGCTGCTAATTTTGTATCATACTGTTTTAGTTCTTGGTAgcttgtcattatttttgacatgtTATAGACTTCACAACTAATCATTTAGTGGAGAGTTGATTTGTTACTCCCAGCCTTGTATGGGTCCATAATTCAAACTGTCCTGCTTCTATGCATTAACGTTGTTGCGGTCTTGTTTTCATCCTGTCTACACTTTAACTATTGCAGTTCTGGAGAGATGAAACTGAAAACCAAGTCCAACAAAATGCAGCAGATTATATGAAGTTTACAGTGGCTGGTCATAGTTTACCCAGTGTAATGAATGTTGCAGGACTGAATAGAGGAACGATGGAGCGAAGCAGCTTTGAGTTTGGCAGCTCATTAACAGATTCCTGTGTGAATGAGGAGAATAGAGCAATTACCCACAGGACTGTAGAGAGAGGACTCAGCGCAGAAACAGCACAGAATGAAGACTGCTGTAGTAAACAGATGACCTGCAAACACATAGCAATCATGGCTTCACATCATTCGACAGTGTTAGCTACTTGTGTGAGCATTGACCCAGATCTCAGTGGTAAACAACATTCAGTTTTCTAATGATTTtaatagtgatttttttttgctgtctttgtgttCAGTGGGTCTCAGTGACGATGAGGACCAGCAGGAGAAGACCTTGTCCCAGGTCTATGATCGCCTTCCTGAGGGATGCTCTCCTCTTGACATCCTGAAAAAGAAAGACGAACGTGAACGTATCGGTAAGGGCGAGCACACAGGCTGGGCACAGCAGAAGGCAAAGGAAGATAACCTAACACAGCAGAGCACCAGACACACCGATTGTGGGATTTTAGGCTGATACCAATACCcatgtgttttttgtcattatttatttcccccttttgtgccagaaaaacataaaaaatagcTAAATTgatttaaagtcattcagtccttcaaCTCTCTTTTACatcaaaaataacttcaaaaactgcttcaaaagcttttttattatattaatatacCAGAATTCTCTTTATATTGCTATATGCAAATTTCTCCTTAAAAACAACTGTATGTATttaagtttctcaccaaaaatacagtttacaatattgcatttgaacacatctGGCCCAATACTCAGTTTTACTGAATAGACCTTGAACGTGTCATAATGAAACTCTGACCACatgctgctaacagctaatattaactagctctcctcctgctgatttcaacaCAAATTTGTTGTTGACAGTGTAGCATTATCAGCAAAAAAATAAGGTCAGTAGTGAGTTCACTGCATTCTTCATCCCAAAGGCGTCCACTGTTTTATCCCAAACACGCTCTCTGCTGTCCCGGGACGACAAGATGTCAGCAATCTGAAGCCCTACTTTTTCACCTGctcaaaattgatgtgacacaacaggaaAACATCAGCCAGTGCCAttggtgaatgtcatcttatttgcggATAGGCCACAGTCAACAAGGCGAACGTCGTCCCGTACTGATGTTCAGCTGataaattggtgcatccctGCCAATAACACCAGATCTGACTCTAACTGTTCATCTCGTCCCTCTTCTTCCCTCTTTATTCTCTTTTTTATCCTATTCTCCCCTGTCTACTTCTCCTTATCCATTCTCTCCTCAGGTAAAGCACACATTCGTCGGGCCATACTGGGTCATGAGGAGGCTCTAAGGATCTTCAGTTTGTGCCAACACTTAAACAATCTGGACACCCTGCAGGATATTTTAAGAGCCAGTCACCAGCGCTCTCTCAACAAGTTCAGTGAAaatgaggatgaggaagagtTCACTGACTACATGGAGGCCCCAGACATCATCTGTGAGTTACAATTACAATTACAGCGGTTGTTTAAATGAGTCTCTGAGGTGACGGCTATTCTTCCAGTGGTTGACATAGAAACTAACCTTAGTCGCCTTAGTGTCACCACAACAAACACTTCACAAATGACACTAATGTCAAGCAGCACCAGTGTGTTCATTTGTGAGCTTTGTCTCTCAGGAAACGGTTCATAAAAAGGCAGCAGTGTTGTGTACCACACCTGCTGCAATCAGATGTGATAAGTGACATTTCATTCCAGGTACAGCTGATGTAATGTTTACACTGCTAACTCCCTGCTCGCCTCTTTGCAGGGCAACAGTTAAAATGTGGTTGCGACAGTAAACATTGTAGAATAACAGCCTTGTGTTTCTCCCTTTTATTTCGATAGCTAAAACAGAGCACAAAGCAGAGATGGAGATTCCTGCGGCCACAAAGGTGAAAGTCACAGACTTCTTCCAGAGGCTGGTATGTGGGTTACTAATATTTTTCCACTCATAATGCTGTTTTTTCATACAAAATGGTTGGTTTATTCATCAAGTGACATGAAATGGCTCTGGAGTTGTGTTTTAGACATTGAAAATATACTTGTTTTTTAACACCCAGAGTTTATTTTTTGGTATTTCTGAATACAACCAACCATGTCCTGGAGGCTTTGACACATTTGAACAGCAATAAATCCAAAGTCCTATATTGTTTCCAAAGCCTTCTGGACTTTCATCCATAGCAACAAATGCAAAACTAACATTAACCATGGACAAAGGTGCTCTGGCCCTGGCTTGAGTGCCAGGTTGGTGGCTGGGAGGGGAGCACTGGCGTCCTCTATCACTGGAACTAGATCTTCTGTTCACTTCCTCTGAAAGACGCATTCAATTgcgagtgattttttttttatttttttttttttatctagcCCGGTTTGTAATTACCACAAcaaaaaattattaatttcagGATGAAGAAGCAAATGATTAGTaaggaggtcaggggtcagacATTCCTAGGCAACAGGTGTAAGGACTCTCTGTGAATCAGTACCTCTCTTGTCCCTGCTGTAAAATCCAACCTAGCTCTTCATTAACCGGCTGAGCTACAAGACTCAAATCCTTCTGGATCCACAGAGTAACGAGAGACTGACAAGTTAAATCCGGCACTATCTCCATACAATCACTACGGTGATAATTGAAGGAGCAGGGATGAGAGGAGTCATCCTGCTGTTACATAGGATGGATTGTGGAGGAGAGATTTCCCACCAGATAAGAAGTGTATTAATGGGGCATAGGATTCGGCTTCGGCAGTCTAAAAAGTAGGACATGTTTGTGGTCAGTTCTGTTTATTATTGAAATGATCAACATAGTTACTGATGACAGCTCTAATCAATTACACATTCAAGTTATTTTACAAGTAAAAAATACCTAAGATGGCGGTTACAGCTTCCTGAATATGATTGGATGACAGGATGATTTAACTAAGCTTTTACATGTCGTATACTACAGAATAAATAATCATTTATAAGAATGAGTCGATAATTGCAGCAATCGTTGTGTCTTGCAGCTATAACTTAACAGTATGGTAGGTGCTGCACATCTGCAGGCCATCATTCAAGTAGACATAAGTAACATGTTCAGTATGTTGAGAATGTTTTTGATATTAATCACTTTGTTTACAGAGTAAAATAAAGATTGTATACCTTTTCTAAAGGAAATGTGACTGGCCTGGCGAGAATGCAAGTCTGATAAAAAGGGGAAGGTGCAAGAGAGTTTGATCCTTGAAATATACTCCATGGCCACTTGGCTTTCATGTACCCCCTCGAGTTTGTATAAAGTCAGTATATGTACTGATCACAGATGACAGATGTGGACTTTTATTATGTTTACCTAGCCTGTAAGGACACTAAAAAGCATTATAATGCTGGATTTTAAGTTTTCCCCCAGGCTGTCACCAAAATCTGTGAACTCTAAAACTCTTAAAGGAGAGGATCTTATccaaataagtaaaaaaaaaaaaaagggggagccATATTGACCCCAGTATCCCCACATTGTCTCCACATAGGGCCCTCTGTCAGTCTTCTCAGCCAAGCAGCGGTGGACAGCCCCACGGACAATACACCTTCACCCAGAGGACAGAGACCTGGGCTTCACCCTGAAAGGAGAATCACCAGTCCAGGTGGTTTCGTTGGACCCTCTCAGCCCAGCTGCTGTGAGTTAACCTATATTCCTTACCTTTGGTTGAACACGTGAAGATTGAGCTCCTATCTTGCAGCCAGCCTTTGGTTTCAATTAATGTCagtgaggtaaaaaaaaaaaatcagcttgcAGAGTCTTGAACTTATCTTGAGACAGGTAATCCATCACAGCAAACATCATCTTTAGATTTATGTAGCGATAGTTCTTTCTTCTCAGTCTCTAGTTCTGTAACAGATTTTGTAGTTGATGGAATAAACCATGTGAATTCATCTgtagtttcacatttttcatcatCTGCAGGCTGTttgaaataaatcaacaaacTATTCTATTTTAAAGCACAGAAGATATTTCAGGGGCCATGTTCAGTCCTCTCCTTTGTTAAACTTTAACAAAAGCCAGATGCGTAGGCTGCTCAATATTAACTCCCTGACACAGGATTAACTAGCAGGGAGTGACTTTGTCTGCAGTGGCAGAACTAACAGCTTGAAATTTCAGGCATGCTTGCTCCCTGAATATCAAATAAGTTCCGATGACATAGTCTGATTTGCTCAGAGAACCTTTGATTAAATAAAGTAATTCTCGGAAACCTAACCGGGATTCAGCCTCAAAGAATGTTTGGAGGCGCTCCCTCCCCCTCCGCAGCCACTCTGGCTACTAATTTAATTAAGAATCAGAGAGTATTTACTCTTTGCAATCCTTTTCAGTCTGACAGCTCATTAAGAGGTGCTGACAAAGAGCAGACTCTTATTAGGGCCTGCAGGCTATGCAGAGAAACAGATTAGTAGTATTACATAAGTCTAACTAGGCCAAACTCCTTATAACTTTTAATACTGAATTCAACAGGATTTATTTTAGAACTGACTGATACTTAGGAGTTGTTGACCTGCCTCTGGTGAACACAGATCAAGTCAGATGGGAATAGCTGAGCTCATGTAGATAAGACAGATTTGTCAGAGCTATAAAATAACGTGCCCTGGTACACATACACTCTACCAAATGTTTGgcctgctgtaaaaaaaaaaaaaaaaaaaaaaaagctttgtttgGGACTAAACCTCAGTGTTTTCTCTGCTGATCCCAGCTGTCTCCAGGGTGTTGAAGGAAAGTAGGTGAACCTGACTCGGTTTCCATTCAAACAAACCTCCAGCTGTAAATATTTACTCTGTCTGCTGCAGCATCGGGACGTTGCACTGGCCCTCTTCTCTGACTCCTGTTCCTCCTTGTGTCTTTTCCAGACTGACGGTCTAAAAGAGGGTGACTACATTGTTGCTGTGGGCGACACAGACTGCAAATGGTTGGGCGTGAGCGATGTGATGCGGCTGTTGAAGGATGTTGATGAGGAGGGGATTGAAATCCAGGTGATCAGCATCATGGACAGCAACCCTTCAATGGTACGCCATGCCCCCTTTCCTTACTATTGGCTGAGAAAAGAAGGTCATCTGTCTGGTTTCCTTGACTGACAGCAAAATTGGTCTTTGTTTAGATGACTAAACAGCACAGTTAGAGTTTCAGATTTGTCctttgttttacacacacatcatttcCAAAGATGTCTTATGGGAAACTGTATAGACAATTTATGTTGGCAGGAAACACTACCTCAGATTCCAGCTGTGTGGGTTTTGAAATAATCTGACCAGATAGTAAAGTGGTAAATTCACAGAAGAAcagttatttaattttaatgtgtaAGAAATTCTTTATGAGCCTAATTATCAGGAGAAATAACTAAATTCAATTAGTTTTAGGCTGAGTCTCAGTGGGACATGCACAGGGTGGACAGAAACAGCAATATCTAGCAAGATGCAACCCTTACTATAGTTACCTACAATGCTTGAATAACAAAAATATGATTTGTCAAAAAAtctcttaaatttggttaaaaattatCTTGAAAAGGTCTGAAAAAAACATTGGTGTTAATACCTGTAGACATCTTGCTCTGTTATTGTGTTCAGCCCCTGCACATTTCACATCAGGCACAGCTGCTTCTGACTGACTCTGGATATTTATTAACATCTGTGTTGAAACACTGAGAACATGACTAACTTGAATTGTTGACTTATTGATTCCATATATTGATTGAGCCTGTATGTCGTCCAGAGCAACTCTTTGACTAAACAAACAATGACTGCCTCTTTCCACTAAATGTCACCGTCGATCTCTCTGTCCAGCCTACCAAGAGTGCCACCTTCTGCGGAAACCTGCCCAAGACCTACTCTATGATCTGTCTGGCCTATGATGACGACGACAAGAACTCCAAGTCTCGCAAAGTAACCAAGAAGCCATCCTTCCTCAGCTGGGGTCTGAAAAACAGGCTGAAGAGTGCCAGCACGCTCAGCCTTCCCACAGCCGACAACTCCGGCACCCTTCCCTGGAATAAACCTTGTCCCACCTTCCCCAGCTCCAGCTCCTACAACAACGACAGTGCCCTCTACTGAGCTAGCTGCAGACCTTTTACTGTCTGCAAGCATGGTGTGGTGTGCATATCAGGCCTAGTATGGCTGTATACAGTACTGTGTTGTACCCATACTGGACCTGGCTATGGTACAGTACCAGTGCCCTTTGGTGTTTCCACTGGAATACTGAACAGTAGTGCATTAAGCTTGCATGTCACCATTGTGATGATGACATTTCTGCCACCTACCTTGGAAAGTGGCTGTGCCATAAACTGTATATATAGTCGGTGCCTATGTTGGTCCATGGGCACCTTCCCAGCACAGTTCAGTATCTGAAGTAAACCGGGCTGCACACCAAACATTATGGGAAATCATTGTGTACCATGCCAGTATGCGTACAGCACAGTACAACTGCACAGTGGGAAAAACATACCAGTTATCATTCCAGTCtatatttatacacacagcACTGAGACAGGCCTCGAAGTTAAACTGTCATCTCAGTATGTTTTCTTGATGAAACGCTCCAGACGAATTGAAGGACGAAAACAAAGATGTGCAAACACACCCGGTGAAGGTTTGTACTCAACTGCAAGGGGGTAATTTTATCGTGGCTTAAACAGTCCCTTGTTTGTTCCATTGTGTACTGATGTAGCCGTGCACTGTGCAATTAAGTTCTTGTGTATCCTTAATACATGTCTGTTTCATACTGTAGGCTATGAGTGAAGGATTAGGTCATTGCCATGTTGCAATCAGTGGATATGGATCAATTTTGGAGATTGAActacattttctaaatagaTGTGTAGATGTTATGAGCCTTGTTGCAGTATGCTAAACAGTGACAGAGGGAAAAACAAAGTGTGCTGTGCAGTTGTTTATTGTCTGGGGAGAGTTGATGAATGCAATGTTCTATAAGctgctaaaaaaaatcatatatatatatatataccttgGTTATGTATTATTGTCACTTTTGTATTTGTGAGACAGCCTTTGAGGGTTATTGTTTCTGCTGAGTGTCAATCCTGAGACACAGTTTAAGTGAAAATATTGGTATTTTAGGTTTGCTTAATGTACCAATCATGCCACAGACCAAAATGCCTCCGTGTCCCTGATACGCCAGGATGTACCATTTACAATCCTGACTCATCTTACCCAGCTCATACCTTCTTTTatcagttttgctgctgtctggCAGTTTGTCCAATTGTAAGTCGAGCGTGAGCTCCGCGTCTCTCTGTTAATGTGAATCTTGATGTAGTTCAAAGG
Encoded proteins:
- the rhpn2 gene encoding rhophilin-2 isoform X2, with product MTDTLLPNGIKDSGGDSSYFRKGCNPFAQTGRSKLQNKRASLNQQIIKQMRMRAGAENLLKATSNNKVKEMVLLELSYVNSNLQLLMGQLEGLNSSVEVYQSTQETTNIPLIALGLKETKDLDFSTFFKDFILEHYSEDGSSFEDEIADLMDLRQACRTPSRDESGVELLAKYFGHLPLMESRFFSPSRQTGIFFTWYDSFTGVPVCQQNLSLEKASILFNMAALYSQIGTRSDRQTIAGLEEAISSFQKAAGVLNHLKETFTHTPSYDMSPAMLSMLIRMMLAQAQECLFEKTALPGIRNQFNSLMKMAQEAAKVSEIYDQVHQSMIQTPIKDNVPFFWSTMSQVKTNHYRSMAHYFVASALLDHQLGLSDDEDQQEKTLSQVYDRLPEGCSPLDILKKKDERERIGKAHIRRAILGHEEALRIFSLCQHLNNLDTLQDILRASHQRSLNKFSENEDEEEFTDYMEAPDIISKTEHKAEMEIPAATKGPLSVFSAKQRWTAPRTIHLHPEDRDLGFTLKGESPVQVVSLDPLSPAATDGLKEGDYIVAVGDTDCKWLGVSDVMRLLKDVDEEGIEIQVISIMDSNPSMPTKSATFCGNLPKTYSMICLAYDDDDKNSKSRKVTKKPSFLSWGLKNRLKSASTLSLPTADNSGTLPWNKPCPTFPSSSSYNNDSALY
- the rhpn2 gene encoding rhophilin-2 isoform X1 translates to MTDTLLPNGIKDSGGDSSYFRKGCNPFAQTGRSKLQNKRASLNQQIIKQMRMRAGAENLLKATSNNKVKEMVLLELSYVNSNLQLLMGQLEGLNSSVEVYQSTQETTNIPLIALGLKETKDLDFSTFFKDFILEHYSEDGSSFEDEIADLMDLRQACRTPSRDESGVELLAKYFGHLPLMESRFFSPSRQTGIFFTWYDSFTGVPVCQQNLSLEKASILFNMAALYSQIGTRSDRQTIAGLEEAISSFQKAAGVLNHLKETFTHTPSYDMSPAMLSMLIRMMLAQAQECLFEKTALPGIRNQFNSLMKMAQEAAKVSEIYDQVHQSMIQTPIKDNVPFFWSTMSQVKTNHYRSMAHYFVASALLDHQLGLSDDEDQQEKTLSQVYDRLPEGCSPLDILKKKDERERIGKAHIRRAILGHEEALRIFSLCQHLNNLDTLQDILRASHQRSLNKFSENEDEEEFTDYMEAPDIISKTEHKAEMEIPAATKVKVTDFFQRLGPLSVFSAKQRWTAPRTIHLHPEDRDLGFTLKGESPVQVVSLDPLSPAATDGLKEGDYIVAVGDTDCKWLGVSDVMRLLKDVDEEGIEIQVISIMDSNPSMPTKSATFCGNLPKTYSMICLAYDDDDKNSKSRKVTKKPSFLSWGLKNRLKSASTLSLPTADNSGTLPWNKPCPTFPSSSSYNNDSALY